AAATTAGTAAACACAAAACAATTCAATAGTTTTTTCTTACCATGTCTGTAGTCAGAGATCTCTCTCCTAGAATGCACCTGGCTCACCTCACCTGTCTCCACACCCATCTGCCTGCCAGTTCTAAAGTCCACCACAGAGTACATGTTATTTAATACCGGTTGCTGTGGAAACCGAGATAGTGGATTCAAGGTATCATATaatgctctccctttctcttctatCAAATAGCTGTGATACTAATAACTACCTTATCATCTGTTATGACAACTAGGATATGTTCAACTACAGCATGGCCATCAGCAGACAAGTTACAGTATATGAATATAATAGTTGAATAAAAAAAGTGACATTCTTCAGTAAGATAAGTAACTTTGTCCATATTAAAAGTAGGCGTAAGTATGATTGATCTTGCTCAACTAATAGAACTCCCGCATTCAATTCAATACCATTTAATGTCTAGTCAAAGGACAATGACAGGATAGTGATGACACTGAATAATATATACATTTCCTGAGGTAGCTGCAATATTTAACATTACCACTAGAGGTCATTGTCTATCAATCCAGCCATGTATTAATACGGCATATAATAATTTGGTATGTGTATAACCCACTACATCTGGCGTGTACTCTGTATtccgctcagttggtagagcatggtgcttagagcatggtgcttgcagtgccagggttgtgggttcaattcccacgggggaccagtaagaaataaatattaaaatgtatgctctcactactgtaagtcgctctggataagagcaccggctaaatgactaaaatgtcaaatgtaaatctgctagaggagacataaaccctgatgatgtatgttatacagtatatgCAAGTACAGGTAAGCATGTCTTCAAAGTTCATAAACATACACAAAGTGGAGTAAGAAACATTTATTACTAAAAAGATCTGATATGAAAATGTTCAAACAACTTACTTGAAGCAATACAATGATGTTCAAGTACATCCAACACTGACCTTTCTTTGAGTTCATTTCAAAGTTTGGCTTATTTTAAATGAATACTGTAACATTGCATACTGTAAGATGGTCATTGTCATGTGGACGGGGTTGGGGGAGTGGTGGGGTGCAACTGTAGAAAAGAGGGGCCTTTCCCAGAATGCAGCACAACACTGTGCTCGATCCAACCTCCATGTGGCGCTTGCTGATGATGTCATTCTGACATTCGGGAGCGGAGCAGATAGACCCTTTATCTGGAGCAGGAAAGTTTCAGACCTGTCAATTCTACAGAAATGCAAGATATTGATGGAATCCATTCAGTCAGTATTAGTCCAttccacaggaggctggtgatgggaggatggctcataataacttTCCTTACTCCATGCAAACCTAACCTGGGTAACTAATTGTTAACACAAACTAGCATCATACTGGCTCCCAGGCTAacacaaactagcatcatcatactggcacccaggctaacaCAAACTAGCATTATCATACTGGTTCCCAGGCTAACACAAACTAGTATTATCatactggcacccaggctaacaCAAACTAGCATTATCATACTGGCCCAGGCTAACACAAACTAGCATTATCatactggcacccaggctaacaCAAACTAGTATTATCatactggcacccaggctaacaCAAACTAGCATTATCatactggcacccaggctaacaCAAACTAGCATTATCatactggcacccaggctaacaCAAACTAGCATTATCATACTGGCTCCCAGGCTAACACAAACTAGCATTATCATACTGGCTCCCAGGCTAACACAAACTAGCAATATCATACTGGCACCCAGTCTAACACAAACTAGCATCATACTGGACACTCACCTGTTGTCACTCCTATCAGTGGCTGTCCTTAACGTGTAATGTGTAGTAGGACCAGGGCTCGGGGACGTACAGGTGACCGGGGTATTTCTTACGCAGCACCGGGTCGCTCCACAGCCAGGCCACCCACACGGCCACCAGGCACATGGTGACAGAGAAGCTGGCAAACAGAAAGAGGCCATTGGCGTCTGGGACAGAGCCCTTATGCCGCTGGTGGATCACCGTGGCTACCATAGCTAGGAAGGTGAGGAGGAAGAGTTGGAAGATCTGACCCTCTGTGACCAAGTACctgagagggtgtgagagaggggCAGAAGTGAGACCTGCAGTCTAGATACTTTCACTTTCTAGAAGGAAATACCTAAGAGTTGAGCCATGCTTCACACAGTGAAATGTCCTATACTTCAGGTACTTTCAGTACGACATAAATCAGAGTACATTAATCACACAATGGAGTACATTTATCAATTACAATTCAGCAAACCTCTATGACagtgatcatcaactagattcagccgcgggccaaTTTTTTCTTGAGCAGACGGTCAGAGGGCCGGAACATGATTactaatcatttgtagactgcaaattgattgcaagaagcccaaacagatatgactaaaacaatcatttcaaaacttgcttacatttgtatacgatcacatatatCTTGctacagatttccaaaattaaaatcacttggaggtgaattgctggtgtttttacagtcttttatgtctaataaaaaaaatggttttacaaatctttgctcagaaaacttttcTCAAGTCAAAAGAAGGAAGTAATGAGGGGACTGACCAATAGTAGAGGGCACTGGGTCCGAGTAGCAGCCAACCAGACAGGGGCATCGTCTTCTCCTCTTTGACGTGAGTAAAGCAGCCAGTGAAGtagaggaagaggatgatgaagAAAGGAATATAcctggaggaagagagaaggagagaactcAGTTGAAAACGAGTTCATGTCAACTCATTACAAACTCATTGCAAATActaaacactggtcactttaataatgtttacatactgtatatagtgtattctagtcaagactcatcctatataactactgctgtacacacattTTCTAGTCACATACTGTCATTGTCTATCCATACTATcatatacatacatatttatattccggactctgataTTGCTTGTtctaatatttcttaattcctttatTGACATTTTTTGGACTTGCATTtgcttattgttttgtattgttcggTATTACTGCACTGAACATAAGCTTTTTGCtaaacccacaataacatctgcaacgTATGTGTACCCGAACAATAACATTTCATTCGATTTTTAGATATACAGACAAAAATATATCAAAGCAACTCAATTTGAAAAACAGTCATTGTTCAACCACTTGAAAAAGTTTTTAATCTAAGTTATATCATCAACCAATAGCATGTTATGACAGTTCAGCAGAAGAGAAAATTCCATTAAAAGTGATTACCACATACCACATCAAATGTCCCAGTTGTTCATCATAAAAATAAACAAGCTCAAACGAATCAAtctaaaacaaataaaataagaaacatgTTCAAACAATATCAACAGCATGTTTGTTGTTGGTTGATATAAAACAGCATACATTTGAGCTCTACCAGGcaccatccattcattcatctcggttaacccagaactataATCTTGCGTAATTTGGTCATATTGTATCAGAAGGAGTTGGGTGAAAAGCAGAAGACGTTTCCATCCCGTATGGACTAACAAAGTATATCTTATCTAATAAAAAGGTGTAGCCTACCAGTGTAGCAGGTTTGAGGTCTTTGATGATGGGGTTCTCTCTGACAGACAGGTGGAGCTGGTAACCACTCAGCAGCAGACGATGGTTGATGGAGTCGCCCACCAGGTGGATGCTGGCGCCCATCACAAAGGTGATGATGCTCAGGTACACAGCGGAGCGAGGCCGGGCCCTGGGACTCCGCTCAATCAGCTGCTCGGAGAGGGACGAgagcacacacacattaacacacacacacacgtaaacacacacacacattaacaggcatgtaaacacacacacacacacacaggcatgttaacacacacacacacacacacacacattaacaggcatgtaaacacacacacacacacacacacacacacacacacattaacacaggcatgttacacacacacacacacacacacattaacaggcatgtaaacacacacacattaacaggcatgtaaacacacacacattaacaggcatgtaaacacacacacacaccacacacacacaacacacacacacacacacattaacaggcATGTAAACACACCCACATTAACaggcatg
This genomic stretch from Salmo salar chromosome ssa26, Ssal_v3.1, whole genome shotgun sequence harbors:
- the LOC106586616 gene encoding ceroid-lipofuscinosis neuronal protein 6 homolog, yielding MQPAVRKRQSDAPRSSTNPSQPGSKPKGSSMKRPQFHFDLWFYLTVQNWVLDFGRPIVMIILPLEWFPLNKPSAGDYFHMAYNVITPFLLLKLIERSPRARPRSAVYLSIITFVMGASIHLVGDSINHRLLLSGYQLHLSVRENPIIKDLKPATLIDSFELVYFYDEQLGHLMWYIPFFIILFLYFTGCFTHVKEEKTMPLSGWLLLGPSALYYWYLVTEGQIFQLFLLTFLAMVATVIHQRHKGSVPDANGLFLFASFSVTMCLVAVWVAWLWSDPVLRKKYPGHLYVPEPWSYYTLHVKDSH